A genomic window from Sulfurimonas paralvinellae includes:
- a CDS encoding tyrosine-type recombinase/integrase, with protein MKKSIDKQITDFSVYLQKQRGYSELTIKSYRETLQEAFGFIEITDEKDHLLFNLMPYRIQIASLNAKTISKKLSAIRSFTAFINEQGSKVVLRGDESIKVAKTLPKPISHEHIMEALEKASLQEKLVVLMLYTLGLRISELSALKVEDIDDEWIRIIGKGNKQRDVPLLAEVKKLIDEYLSTFMIKKFLFEKNGERLSENSLRYMITKVFGRVALKVTPHQLRHSYASALLNSGAPIVDVSELLGHASMATTQIYTKLGSALKQQNYNKAHPLAQGEK; from the coding sequence TTGAAAAAGTCAATAGATAAACAAATAACCGATTTTTCTGTTTACCTCCAGAAACAAAGAGGTTACTCAGAACTAACCATAAAAAGTTATAGAGAAACACTGCAGGAAGCTTTTGGGTTTATCGAGATAACGGATGAAAAAGATCATCTGCTTTTTAATTTGATGCCTTATCGAATCCAGATAGCATCACTCAATGCAAAGACCATCAGTAAAAAACTCTCCGCAATACGTAGTTTTACAGCCTTTATCAATGAGCAGGGCAGTAAAGTTGTTTTGCGTGGGGATGAAAGCATTAAAGTGGCAAAAACACTGCCAAAACCAATTTCTCATGAACACATTATGGAAGCATTAGAAAAAGCATCCCTGCAGGAAAAACTGGTCGTGTTGATGCTTTATACATTGGGGCTGCGTATCTCGGAACTCTCAGCATTAAAGGTGGAAGATATTGATGATGAATGGATTCGTATTATCGGAAAAGGTAATAAACAAAGAGATGTGCCGCTTTTAGCGGAGGTTAAAAAACTGATTGATGAATATTTGTCAACTTTTATGATAAAAAAATTTCTTTTTGAAAAAAATGGCGAAAGATTAAGCGAAAATAGTCTAAGATATATGATAACTAAAGTCTTTGGTCGTGTAGCGCTGAAAGTAACGCCGCATCAACTTCGTCACTCGTATGCTTCTGCTTTATTAAACAGTGGGGCACCGATTGTCGATGTTAGTGAATTGTTAGGTCATGCTTCCATGGCGACAACACAAATATATACAAAATTAGGTAGTGCATTGAAACAACAAAATTATAACAAAGCACATCCTCTCGCACAAGGTGAGAAGTAG
- a CDS encoding triose-phosphate isomerase: MIIAANLKTNLTRHDTASYIEEVDKCAKQSNQEVFVFPAISSLDSFSAEKVEVGTQNAYPTVNGAFTGEIGLEQLEEFGIKTILIGHSERRHILGETQEFIAKKFAYFKEQGFTIVYCVGEPKEKREAGKEAMMEYISAQYEGIDTSYEKLIIAYEPVWAIGTGLTPTLEDIEDIHTELKQKSSAPLLYGGSVKVTNAKEVLSLKNVDGILVGSAALYAEHFCTMIQYADEIEK; this comes from the coding sequence ATGATAATTGCAGCAAATCTAAAAACGAACTTGACACGACATGACACGGCTTCTTATATAGAAGAGGTAGATAAATGTGCAAAGCAGAGCAATCAAGAAGTTTTTGTTTTTCCTGCAATCTCATCACTTGACAGCTTCAGTGCAGAAAAAGTAGAAGTCGGTACCCAAAATGCTTATCCGACAGTTAATGGTGCTTTTACGGGTGAGATCGGGTTGGAACAGCTTGAAGAGTTCGGCATCAAAACTATCTTGATCGGACACAGTGAACGACGTCATATCTTAGGTGAAACTCAGGAGTTTATTGCCAAAAAATTTGCCTATTTCAAAGAGCAGGGCTTTACAATAGTCTACTGTGTAGGCGAGCCAAAAGAGAAGCGTGAAGCAGGTAAAGAAGCTATGATGGAGTATATCTCTGCACAATATGAAGGTATAGATACTTCCTATGAAAAGCTAATTATCGCTTATGAACCTGTTTGGGCAATAGGCACGGGACTTACACCGACACTTGAAGATATCGAAGATATTCATACAGAATTAAAGCAGAAATCTTCAGCACCGCTGCTCTATGGCGGGAGTGTTAAAGTGACCAATGCAAAAGAGGTGTTATCACTGAAAAATGTCGATGGCATTTTGGTGGGAAGTGCGGCACTCTATGCTGAGCATTTCTGTACAATGATACAGTATGCCGATGAGATAGAAAAATAA
- the miaB gene encoding tRNA (N6-isopentenyl adenosine(37)-C2)-methylthiotransferase MiaB, which translates to MSKKLFIETLGCAMNSRDSEHMIAALKEKEGYETTDDMKNADLILINTCSVREKPVAKLFSELGVFNKKKKEGAKIGVCGCTASHLGEEIIKRAPYVSFVLGARNVSKIGEVLHKDKAVEVDINYDESEFAFDDFRTSPYKAYINISIGCDKQCTFCIVPKTRGEEISIPDELIVREAQRAVDNGAKEIFLLGQNVNNYGRRFSSSDHEKVNFTELLRRLSKIEGLRRIRFTSPHPFHMDDEFIEEFASNPKICKSMHMPLQSGSTKVLKDMKRGYSKEWFLNRVQKLREHCPEVSISTDIIVAFPGESEEDFEDTIDVMKQVKFDQIFSFKYSPRPETEAQHYSDVIDPEVASDRLSYLQALQTEMLDEKNKTQLGKTYEVYFEDLNADGYVSGRTDNNLVVKVKGSEELLGEFCDVKITKIGRTIFTGEIVA; encoded by the coding sequence ATGAGTAAAAAGTTATTTATTGAAACATTGGGTTGTGCGATGAACTCTCGTGATTCGGAACATATGATAGCAGCACTCAAAGAGAAAGAGGGCTATGAAACAACCGATGACATGAAGAATGCCGACCTAATTTTGATAAATACATGCTCAGTAAGAGAGAAGCCTGTTGCCAAGCTTTTTTCTGAACTCGGCGTCTTTAACAAAAAGAAAAAAGAGGGTGCAAAAATCGGTGTGTGCGGCTGTACGGCTTCGCATCTCGGAGAAGAGATCATCAAACGTGCTCCTTATGTCAGTTTCGTACTTGGTGCGCGAAATGTTTCAAAGATAGGCGAAGTACTTCATAAGGACAAAGCTGTTGAAGTGGACATCAATTATGACGAGAGCGAATTTGCTTTCGATGATTTTCGTACATCTCCATACAAAGCTTACATCAACATCTCTATAGGCTGTGACAAACAGTGTACTTTCTGTATCGTTCCAAAGACACGTGGTGAGGAGATATCCATTCCTGACGAGCTTATTGTGCGTGAAGCGCAGCGTGCGGTGGACAACGGAGCCAAAGAGATATTTTTGCTTGGACAGAATGTCAATAACTATGGACGCCGTTTCTCATCAAGCGATCATGAAAAAGTGAACTTCACGGAGCTGCTGCGACGCCTTTCAAAGATAGAAGGACTCAGACGCATTCGTTTTACGTCACCACACCCGTTTCATATGGATGATGAGTTTATTGAAGAGTTTGCATCCAATCCTAAGATATGTAAGTCAATGCATATGCCGCTGCAAAGTGGGAGTACCAAAGTGCTCAAAGATATGAAACGCGGCTACTCTAAAGAGTGGTTTTTGAATCGTGTCCAAAAACTTCGCGAACACTGTCCTGAAGTAAGCATATCTACTGACATTATCGTCGCATTTCCGGGAGAGAGTGAAGAGGATTTTGAAGATACCATCGATGTAATGAAGCAGGTGAAGTTCGATCAAATATTCTCTTTTAAATATTCACCGAGACCTGAAACAGAAGCACAACATTATAGTGATGTCATTGATCCTGAAGTGGCATCTGACAGACTCTCATACCTGCAGGCACTTCAGACTGAAATGCTTGATGAAAAAAACAAAACACAGCTCGGAAAAACATACGAAGTCTATTTTGAAGACCTCAATGCTGATGGCTATGTATCTGGAAGAACAGATAACAATCTTGTTGTCAAAGTGAAAGGCTCGGAAGAACTGCTCGGCGAATTTTGCGATGTGAAGATCACGAAGATCGGCCGTACCATTTTTACAGGGGAGATCGTTGCTTAA
- the tilS gene encoding tRNA lysidine(34) synthetase TilS yields MLKQTTKELLQNSKNLLAFSAGVDSTALLFLLLENEIPFDIAIVDYSLREQSKEEVSYAKELAKRYGFAYFVKNAPDIKSNFEATAREVRYDFFEELISSRNYENLLTAHHLGDKLEWMLMQFCKGAGCVELCGMSEIELREEYKLIRPLLHLDKTELLAYLDKNNIKYFIDASNSDEKYSRNIFRKKYAQPLLAEYRSGIEKSFEYLETDKAALIQEEKILKKNALACFRKGSSRSNIYHIDKYLKSLGHMISKEQRQLLREQKSLVVGRKYIVAEAGEYICIAPYIKKEKLAKEFKEKMRLLKVDPKLRGYLSEDVEAVEFLSLLLA; encoded by the coding sequence ATGCTAAAACAGACAACTAAAGAGCTGCTGCAAAACTCTAAAAATCTTCTGGCATTCTCTGCCGGTGTTGATTCGACCGCCCTGCTTTTTTTACTTCTTGAAAATGAGATACCTTTTGATATTGCTATTGTTGATTACAGCCTGCGTGAGCAAAGTAAAGAAGAGGTGTCCTATGCAAAAGAGCTTGCAAAAAGATACGGCTTTGCGTATTTTGTAAAAAATGCCCCCGACATCAAAAGCAATTTTGAAGCAACGGCAAGAGAAGTTCGCTATGATTTCTTTGAAGAGCTCATCAGCTCACGCAACTATGAAAATCTTTTGACAGCACACCATTTAGGTGACAAGCTTGAGTGGATGCTGATGCAGTTTTGTAAAGGTGCGGGTTGTGTCGAACTCTGCGGTATGAGTGAAATTGAGTTGCGTGAGGAGTATAAACTCATTCGTCCACTACTGCATCTCGATAAAACAGAGCTGTTGGCATATCTTGACAAAAACAACATCAAATATTTTATCGATGCAAGCAACAGTGATGAAAAGTACAGCCGCAACATATTTAGAAAAAAATATGCACAGCCGCTTTTAGCCGAGTATCGTAGCGGCATTGAAAAAAGTTTTGAGTATCTTGAAACAGATAAAGCAGCGTTGATTCAAGAAGAAAAAATTTTAAAAAAAAATGCACTCGCCTGCTTTCGTAAAGGCAGCTCACGCAGCAACATCTACCATATAGACAAGTACCTCAAATCACTAGGGCATATGATCTCAAAAGAACAGCGACAGCTTCTGCGTGAGCAGAAAAGCCTTGTCGTGGGGAGAAAATACATCGTAGCGGAGGCGGGAGAGTATATCTGCATTGCTCCTTACATCAAAAAAGAAAAACTTGCAAAAGAGTTCAAAGAGAAGATGCGTCTTTTGAAGGTTGATCCAAAACTGCGAGGTTATTTATCAGAAGACGTCGAAGCGGTCGAGTTCTTATCTTTGTTGTTGGCATAA
- the nusA gene encoding transcription termination factor NusA, giving the protein MEKILDIAEAIGHEKGLQPEKVLEALKTAFVQTAKRVIDQNFAFEAIVDEDSKNIKIVQTITVVEDDDERLQDEETAPAYISLTDARQYDDQVELGDQLQIDHDLEDYGRTAASGLHREIEYHIQRLVEDEVYNKYKSKVGTLVSGRVIRVDAQNATYIEVDEIRAVLPMKSRIKGEIFEVGDHIKAVVRRVNMDKEHGIQIELSRTSPKFLEALLELEVPEIAEGTVIIEKSARIPGERAKVAVLSTHPQVDAVGATVGVKGVRINAVSEELIGENIDCIEYTNIPELFISRTMSPAIISHVEIVKNEEGENEKAIITLPSDQKSKAIGKSGINIRLASMLTGMQIELLETDEMTNENGEIEEKKESVDALEALFS; this is encoded by the coding sequence ATGGAAAAAATATTAGATATCGCAGAAGCGATAGGACACGAAAAAGGGCTGCAACCGGAAAAAGTGCTTGAAGCACTCAAAACGGCATTCGTTCAGACTGCAAAAAGAGTCATAGACCAAAATTTCGCTTTTGAAGCGATCGTTGATGAAGATTCAAAGAACATCAAAATCGTCCAGACGATAACAGTCGTTGAAGATGATGATGAAAGACTTCAGGATGAAGAGACGGCTCCGGCATATATCTCACTTACAGATGCAAGACAATATGATGATCAGGTAGAGCTTGGTGACCAACTTCAAATAGATCACGATCTTGAAGATTATGGAAGAACGGCGGCATCAGGCCTGCACCGTGAGATCGAGTATCACATCCAAAGACTTGTAGAAGATGAAGTTTACAATAAGTACAAGTCAAAAGTAGGTACACTTGTCAGCGGTCGTGTCATCCGTGTTGATGCACAAAATGCTACTTACATAGAAGTCGATGAGATTCGTGCCGTATTGCCGATGAAAAGCCGTATAAAAGGTGAGATTTTTGAAGTGGGTGACCACATAAAAGCTGTCGTTCGTCGTGTAAATATGGATAAAGAGCATGGAATCCAGATAGAACTCTCACGCACCTCTCCAAAATTCTTGGAAGCTCTCTTAGAGCTTGAAGTGCCAGAGATTGCGGAAGGTACGGTCATCATCGAAAAATCTGCACGTATTCCGGGTGAACGCGCAAAAGTTGCCGTACTCTCAACACATCCACAAGTAGATGCTGTCGGTGCTACTGTCGGTGTAAAAGGTGTGCGTATCAACGCCGTAAGCGAAGAGCTCATCGGTGAGAATATTGACTGTATCGAATACACGAACATTCCTGAACTCTTTATCTCACGTACAATGAGTCCGGCTATTATTTCACATGTTGAGATTGTCAAGAACGAAGAGGGAGAGAATGAAAAAGCTATCATTACACTTCCATCGGACCAAAAATCAAAAGCGATCGGTAAAAGCGGTATAAACATCCGTTTGGCATCCATGCTTACAGGTATGCAGATAGAGCTTCTTGAAACAGATGAAATGACAAATGAAAACGGTGAGATAGAAGAGAAAAAAGAGAGTGTCGATGCGCTAGAGGCACTTTTCAGCTAA
- the fabI gene encoding enoyl-ACP reductase FabI, which yields MLMKGKKGLIVGLANNKSIAYGIAKACADQGAEMAFTYLNDALKKRVEPIAKEFGSDYVYELDVSNEEHMAGIAAKIEKDFGKIDFLVHSVAFAPKEALSEPFIKTSKSAFQIAMDISVYSLIDLTNRLESVLSDDASILTLSYLGGPKYVVNYNVMGVAKAALEASVRYMAVDLGAKGQRVNAISAGPIKTLAAAGIGDFSQILKWNETNAPLKKNVTIEQVGNSAMYLLSDLSSGVTGEVHYVDNGYNIMGMAAATTDENGKTVLAWDAKK from the coding sequence ATGTTGATGAAGGGTAAAAAAGGTCTTATCGTAGGTCTTGCAAATAATAAATCAATAGCGTACGGAATTGCAAAAGCATGTGCCGATCAGGGCGCTGAAATGGCATTTACATATTTAAATGATGCACTTAAAAAGAGAGTTGAGCCGATTGCCAAAGAGTTTGGCAGTGACTATGTCTATGAACTCGACGTTAGTAATGAGGAACACATGGCGGGCATCGCTGCAAAGATCGAAAAAGATTTTGGCAAGATCGATTTTTTAGTTCACTCTGTTGCATTTGCTCCAAAAGAGGCACTCTCTGAGCCTTTTATAAAAACAAGCAAAAGTGCATTTCAAATTGCTATGGATATCTCTGTGTACTCTCTTATTGACCTGACAAACCGATTAGAGTCAGTTCTGAGTGATGATGCGTCAATCTTGACACTCTCTTATCTCGGTGGTCCAAAATACGTAGTGAACTACAATGTAATGGGTGTGGCAAAAGCGGCACTTGAAGCGAGTGTCCGTTATATGGCAGTGGATCTTGGAGCAAAAGGACAGCGTGTCAATGCTATCTCTGCGGGGCCTATTAAAACTCTTGCAGCTGCGGGTATCGGTGATTTCTCACAAATACTTAAATGGAACGAAACAAATGCACCGTTAAAGAAAAATGTGACAATAGAGCAGGTCGGAAACTCTGCGATGTATCTGTTGAGTGATCTTAGCAGTGGTGTGACGGGTGAAGTGCATTATGTAGATAATGGTTATAACATTATGGGAATGGCGGCTGCAACGACAGATGAGAATGGAAAAACCGTTCTCGCTTGGGATGCGAAAAAGTAG
- a CDS encoding porin, which yields MKFTKMSLVAALLIGSSAFAIDNVKVSGDAKLYYNTQDNDYSTPATRSNNDLFASQGAAGQAALGLGITADLAKNVSAGVHTTVLTTLGLQGQLVNNVWEGTNGLTDSWIVDEAWVAGTVGKTTGKIGRMKLDTPLVFSETWSIVENTFEAAVVINQDVPDTTLVGAYVGGSNAANAISGNANAVPGVGIANRIQTIASESTFSQFYNGAYAAGVVNNSFKPLTAQAWYYDAPQYVDAFWLQADLAMEGVVAGAQYTKINYNKSNQLAIAKDTDNDVYAFKLGYEMKDVAAISVAYSQTGKETVASLGAGENLATLGNKPMSKLYTEAWWNYGYVTRADTSALNVTVTGKAAGIDLGAYYTQTDADKNGGTVDRADMKEFTVTAGKDFGPLNTTLAYVYTKADDQNQKTAAKDGDAYNAIQAYLTLNF from the coding sequence ATGAAATTTACAAAAATGAGTTTGGTAGCGGCGCTACTAATTGGTTCAAGTGCATTTGCAATTGACAATGTTAAAGTAAGCGGTGACGCTAAATTATATTATAATACACAAGATAATGACTATAGTACACCTGCTACAAGAAGTAATAATGATTTATTTGCTTCACAAGGTGCAGCTGGTCAAGCTGCTTTAGGCTTAGGCATTACTGCTGACTTGGCTAAAAATGTTTCTGCAGGTGTTCATACAACTGTTTTAACTACTCTTGGTCTTCAAGGTCAGTTAGTAAATAATGTTTGGGAAGGAACGAATGGTCTAACTGATTCATGGATTGTTGATGAAGCATGGGTCGCTGGTACTGTTGGTAAAACTACTGGTAAAATCGGTCGTATGAAATTAGACACTCCACTAGTGTTTAGTGAAACTTGGTCAATCGTTGAAAATACTTTTGAAGCAGCTGTTGTAATCAATCAAGATGTGCCAGATACTACATTGGTTGGTGCTTATGTTGGTGGTTCTAATGCAGCTAACGCTATAAGTGGTAATGCTAATGCTGTTCCTGGTGTAGGTATTGCAAATAGAATTCAAACAATTGCAAGTGAAAGTACATTCTCACAATTTTACAATGGTGCTTATGCTGCAGGTGTTGTAAATAATTCATTCAAGCCATTAACTGCACAAGCATGGTATTATGATGCTCCACAATACGTAGATGCATTTTGGTTACAAGCTGATTTAGCAATGGAAGGTGTTGTTGCCGGTGCTCAATACACTAAAATTAACTATAACAAAAGTAATCAATTAGCAATAGCAAAAGATACTGATAATGATGTATATGCATTTAAACTTGGGTATGAAATGAAAGATGTTGCAGCAATTAGCGTAGCATATTCTCAAACTGGAAAAGAAACAGTTGCAAGTTTAGGTGCTGGTGAAAACCTTGCTACACTAGGTAATAAACCTATGTCAAAACTTTATACTGAAGCATGGTGGAACTATGGTTATGTAACAAGAGCTGATACTTCTGCGTTAAATGTTACAGTCACAGGTAAAGCAGCAGGTATTGATTTAGGTGCTTACTATACACAAACTGATGCAGATAAAAATGGTGGAACAGTTGATCGTGCAGATATGAAAGAATTTACAGTAACTGCTGGTAAAGACTTTGGTCCATTAAATACAACTTTAGCATATGTTTATACTAAAGCAGATGATCAAAATCAAAAAACTGCGGCTAAAGACGGTGATGCATATAATGCAATCCAAGCTTATTTAACACTAAACTTCTAG
- a CDS encoding ABC transporter permease yields MTLFIKKLSYIIFMLLLISIISFLAIHAAPNSFFGAGELNPNMTKEAIAKLKAVYGLDKPLFMQYLDWIKNLITLNFGISFVSGQNVSSEILKRLPVTLWMNFIALISVFVLSLWLGIKAAMNYEQKSDYIIRQLSLVSFSMPSFYLALLFIILFSIKLSLFPIAGLHSITPKEGFANIADMAWHLVLPISVMIFVGLGSMIIYVRSLTLEILKSDYYYFARSRNIKEKDLLRYYILPNLMPPIITLLGLSLPGLIGGSVILESIFGIEGMGQLFYISALSRDYPIIMGILMITAFLTLLGNMVADLILLKLNPYVERG; encoded by the coding sequence ATGACACTCTTTATAAAAAAACTTTCTTACATTATTTTTATGCTTTTGCTTATTTCTATCATCTCTTTTTTAGCGATTCACGCAGCACCAAACAGTTTTTTTGGAGCAGGAGAGCTTAATCCTAATATGACAAAAGAGGCAATAGCCAAACTCAAGGCTGTGTATGGACTGGATAAACCGCTTTTTATGCAGTATTTGGACTGGATCAAAAATCTTATAACCCTTAACTTCGGAATCTCTTTTGTCAGTGGGCAGAATGTAAGCTCAGAGATACTCAAACGGCTTCCTGTGACACTTTGGATGAATTTTATCGCTTTGATATCGGTCTTTGTGCTTTCACTTTGGCTTGGCATAAAAGCAGCGATGAATTATGAGCAAAAGAGTGATTATATCATCCGACAGCTCTCTTTGGTCTCTTTCTCAATGCCTTCATTTTATTTGGCACTGCTCTTTATCATTCTCTTTTCCATCAAATTAAGCCTGTTTCCTATAGCGGGACTGCATTCTATTACACCAAAAGAGGGCTTTGCAAATATTGCAGATATGGCATGGCACTTGGTGCTGCCTATCTCTGTGATGATTTTTGTTGGTTTGGGGAGTATGATAATTTATGTACGCTCTTTGACACTGGAGATACTCAAAAGTGATTATTACTATTTTGCACGCTCACGCAACATAAAAGAGAAAGATCTGCTGCGTTATTATATACTACCAAATCTCATGCCGCCTATCATCACCTTATTAGGTTTGTCTTTGCCTGGACTAATCGGAGGTAGTGTCATTTTGGAGTCTATCTTTGGAATCGAGGGAATGGGGCAGCTTTTTTACATCTCGGCGCTCTCACGCGACTACCCCATCATTATGGGAATTTTAATGATAACAGCATTTTTGACGCTGCTTGGAAACATGGTGGCGGATCTGATTTTGTTGAAACTCAACCCATATGTAGAAAGAGGCTAA
- a CDS encoding phosphoglycerate kinase translates to MELLHLKKLDLANKKVFIRCDFNVPMDEFGNISDDRRIRSAIATINYCLDLDCAVILASHLGRPKGEVVEKYSLAPVARRLQQLLKRHVELAPGIVDDATLKIAKELPRHEVLLLENLRFEPGETKDDEELSRKLASMADFYVNDAFGVSHRAHASVHGITKFFDNEHKAAGFLLEREVNYFGKLMNNPVRPFAAIVGGSKVSGKLEALVNLLPKVDKIFIGGGMAFTFLKQLGYDIGASLVEDDLLQEAQRIMDEAKKAGVKFYLPVDVVAADKFSEDAVSKIVTAQEIPNGWMGLDIGPATVRLYREGLNDVQTVLWNGPMGVYEMEKFARGSSKIAHFVADSYATTVVGGGDTADLVQRVGVDDEMSFISTGGGASLELLEGKVLPGVEPLMVKISEEA, encoded by the coding sequence TTGGAACTATTACATTTAAAAAAGCTGGACTTGGCAAATAAAAAAGTATTTATCCGTTGTGATTTCAATGTCCCGATGGATGAGTTTGGCAATATTTCCGATGACAGACGAATCCGTTCTGCTATAGCGACGATAAACTACTGTCTCGATCTTGACTGTGCCGTTATTTTAGCTTCGCACCTTGGCCGTCCAAAAGGTGAAGTTGTTGAAAAATATTCTTTGGCTCCGGTTGCAAGAAGACTGCAGCAGCTGTTAAAGCGTCATGTGGAACTTGCTCCGGGTATTGTGGATGATGCAACACTCAAAATCGCAAAGGAACTCCCTCGTCATGAAGTGCTTTTGTTGGAAAACCTTCGTTTTGAACCGGGTGAGACGAAAGACGATGAAGAACTCTCACGCAAACTAGCTTCCATGGCAGACTTTTATGTCAATGATGCTTTTGGCGTGAGCCATCGTGCACATGCTTCCGTTCACGGCATTACGAAGTTTTTTGACAATGAACATAAAGCGGCAGGTTTCTTACTTGAACGTGAGGTAAATTACTTTGGTAAATTGATGAATAATCCTGTACGACCTTTTGCAGCCATAGTAGGCGGTTCAAAGGTTTCGGGTAAACTTGAAGCACTTGTCAATCTTCTGCCAAAAGTTGACAAGATTTTCATAGGCGGAGGAATGGCTTTTACCTTTTTAAAACAGCTCGGTTATGACATTGGTGCGTCACTTGTTGAGGATGATCTGCTTCAAGAGGCACAGAGAATTATGGACGAAGCGAAAAAAGCCGGTGTTAAATTTTACCTTCCTGTTGATGTCGTTGCGGCAGATAAATTTTCTGAGGATGCGGTCAGTAAGATAGTAACTGCACAGGAAATTCCAAATGGATGGATGGGACTTGATATCGGGCCTGCAACGGTGAGACTCTATCGTGAAGGATTGAATGATGTTCAGACAGTCTTGTGGAACGGACCGATGGGTGTCTATGAGATGGAAAAATTTGCTCGCGGAAGTTCCAAGATAGCTCACTTTGTAGCAGACAGTTATGCGACGACAGTTGTCGGCGGCGGTGACACGGCAGATCTTGTACAACGCGTTGGTGTTGATGATGAGATGAGTTTTATCTCGACAGGAGGCGGTGCTTCTCTTGAACTTTTAGAAGGTAAAGTACTTCCGGGTGTCGAGCCATTAATGGTAAAAATCAGCGAAGAGGCATAG
- a CDS encoding HP0268 family nuclease produces MDLKLARTDLDAKPKKIDLAKIEDKVAKEESVIFYFDRENSHKDLLALQDHFEEQGKSFYMNEVKYGLSDNDYMYQVHIMS; encoded by the coding sequence ATGGATTTAAAATTAGCAAGAACAGATTTGGATGCTAAACCAAAAAAAATCGATTTAGCGAAGATCGAAGATAAAGTTGCAAAAGAAGAGAGTGTTATCTTTTACTTTGATAGAGAGAACTCTCATAAAGATTTGCTTGCACTGCAAGATCACTTTGAAGAGCAGGGAAAAAGTTTTTACATGAACGAGGTAAAATATGGTCTTTCAGATAATGACTATATGTACCAAGTTCACATTATGAGCTAA
- a CDS encoding lysophospholipid acyltransferase family protein, with amino-acid sequence MLKKVSRSLALIFVPFIGSLIIRFLYLTNKKNFYAPQTITDKPVIFACWHGELLMLPYLYKFYRKKPHAKVLISPHFDGKLISRTIKYFGLETLAGSSDKNSARVLIQAIKSIKEGYDIGITPDGPKGPRHEVADGIIVMAQKTKTKIVLVSVKPTKFWQLNSWDKFVIPKPFGILNYYASSEIDISEMEIEEARSLLKEGLLKHES; translated from the coding sequence TTGCTTAAAAAAGTAAGCCGTTCTCTCGCCCTTATCTTCGTTCCTTTTATAGGCTCACTTATTATCCGTTTTTTATACCTCACAAACAAAAAAAACTTTTATGCTCCACAGACCATAACAGATAAACCGGTTATCTTTGCCTGTTGGCACGGAGAACTGCTGATGCTGCCATATCTCTATAAATTTTACAGAAAAAAGCCTCACGCAAAGGTACTTATTTCACCGCATTTTGATGGAAAACTTATCTCACGCACTATTAAGTATTTTGGTCTTGAGACATTGGCAGGTTCTTCGGATAAAAATTCGGCACGTGTACTCATTCAGGCTATAAAGAGTATAAAAGAGGGGTATGACATAGGCATCACTCCTGATGGACCGAAGGGACCGCGTCATGAAGTAGCTGATGGTATTATTGTCATGGCGCAAAAAACCAAAACAAAAATTGTTTTGGTTTCGGTGAAGCCTACAAAATTTTGGCAGCTGAATTCATGGGATAAGTTTGTAATTCCGAAACCTTTTGGTATACTTAACTATTACGCTTCTTCTGAGATAGATATTTCTGAGATGGAAATTGAAGAGGCAAGAAGTTTACTCAAAGAGGGGCTATTAAAACATGAAAGCTAA